In one window of Brassica rapa cultivar Chiifu-401-42 chromosome A07, CAAS_Brap_v3.01, whole genome shotgun sequence DNA:
- the LOC103829892 gene encoding protein FAR1-RELATED SEQUENCE 5-like: protein MKWISGDGEGEDEIHTIVFKESVEEITYSALVERICRKIKVDGYKVETKISYFPMVLYSNKLSYVWNDEDVFGYLLQVNHEKCRSVLHVEFNKTVQEEDDEADVYVGLSDREATDGEATDTWVTDREACEADGVLTLYDDIEIHGNVTERDAIVIEDTEARPSVEVTPAVKERDDGMDLAVGQEFRTKEEAQVHIQTASHLKCFEYDVIKSDTKRYVIKCRAAKEGCKWYVRVAKLMNSDSWTVRSYIKQHRCSVVTTRTLPNRRRGTPGIVAAVLAQDYPGSLDTPAPNALIQLVHHRVAVKVSYTTSWRGKRLAANKVRGSPEESYTLLNSYMHMLKQSNPGTVARVVVDEAQKFKYLFFALGASIEGFTAMRKVLIVDATHLKNVYGGVLFVATAQDPDHHHYPIAFGIADGEKEHSWVWFMEQLKSVISDVPGLVFLSDRNKSLIKAVSLVFPQAAHGYCIWHLAQNVKVHVRNNRETCTFKFMGCAHAYTEAEFLNLYNAFRMRYPSAAEYLDKSVEERKWARCYFEGDRYNVDTTNSVESFNGVISDARKLNILPMCDFIIGKMAEWFNIHRKEAAEIPPALKLVPIVEAEMSKRCVDAGFLSVVELNSFHLEYSVSGSDGKHYTVDMAMMTCSCEQFDKDKYPCVHAVAAATFMTDKAGKELHLSEYYSKYYLVEQWALAYHRTIYHVPHMSDWIIPEEVKAMKVLLPDYEVKKGKPQQTRFPSAGESRGRGKRGKGRASGTGRASGTCTANGTGTANGTGSTSGAGSSSGAGSSSGTGRARRGGMGAYFECGIGAGSGV, encoded by the coding sequence ATGAAATGGATTTCGGGAGATggtgaaggagaagatgaaattcACACGATTGTGTTTAAGGAATCAGTGGAGGAGATCACATACTCTGCTTTGGTTGAGCGTATTTGCAGAAAGATAAAGGTAGATGGATATAAGGTGGAAACGAAGATTAGTTACTTTCCAATGGTCTTGTATTCAAACAAGCTATCATATGTCTGGAATGATGAAGATGTTTTTGGTTATCTACTGCAAGTAAATCATGAGAAGTGTAGAAGTGTTCTACATGTGGAGTTCAACAAAACGGTTcaagaagaggatgatgaaGCTGATGTCTATGTCGGTCTATCCGATAGAGAGGCTACTGATGGAGAGGCTACTGATACATGGGTTACTGATAGAGAGGCTTGTGAAGCAGATGGTGTGCTCACACTTTACGATGACATTGAAATTCATGGTAATGTCACCGAAAGAGATGCGATTGTGATTGAAGATACAGAAGCAAGACCATCAGTTGAAGTAACCCCAGCTGTCAAGGAACGGGATGATGGTATGGATTTGGCTGTAGGTCAAGAATTTAGAACCAAGGAGGAAGCACAAGTTCATATTCAGACGGCTTCACATCTGAAGTGTTTTGAGTATGATGTAATTAAGTCGGACACTAAGAGATATGTGATAAAATGCCGAGCAGCCAAAGAAGGCTGCAAGTGGTATGTGCGTGTTGCAAAGTTGATGAATTCAGATAGTTGGACGGTTAGAAGTTACATCAAACAGCATAGATGTTCTGTTGTTACTACAAGAACACTTCCTAATAGAAGGAGAGGCACACCAGGAATCGTTGCAGCTGTTTTGGCTCAAGATTATCCCGGTAGTTTAGACACACCAGCTCCCAACGCCTTGATCCAGCTGGTTCATCACAGGGTGGCTGTGAAAGTATCATACACAACGTCATGGAGAGGAAAAAGATTAGCTGCTAATAAAGTGCGAGGAAGTCCAGAAGAGAGTTATACTTTATTAAATTCTTATATGCACATGCTAAAGCAGTCGAATCCTGGCACAGTAGCTCGAGTGGTTGTGGATGAGGCCCAAAAGTTTAAATATCTGTTTTTTGCTTTGGGAGCTAGCATAGAAGGGTTTACCGCTATGAGGAAAGTCCTCATTGTCGATGCAACACACCTGAAGAATGTTTATGGTGGAGTTCTATTTGTTGCGACTGCTCAAGATCCCGATCATCACCACTATCCAATTGCGTTTGGTATTGCAGATGGTGAGAAAGAGCATAGTTGGGTGTGGTTTATGGAACAGTTGAAATCAGTGATATCTGATGTTCCTGGATTGGTGTTTCTTTCAGATAGAAACAAAAGCTTGATCAAGGCAGTAAGTCTAGTGTTCCCTCAGGCCGCTCATGGTTATTGTATATGGCATTTGGCTCAGAATGTTAAAGTACATGTCCGTAACAACAGAGAAACTTGCACGTTTAAGTTTATGGGCTGCGCACACGCTTATACAGAGGCTGAGTTCTTGAACCTTTATAATGCTTTTCGCATGAGGTATCCTAGCGCAGCGGAGTATCTTGACAAAAGTGTTGAAGAGAGGAAATGGGCGAGATGTTACTTTGAAGGAGATAGGTACAATGTTGACACCACCAATTCAGTGGAATCTTTTAATGGTGTTATTAGTGACGCGAGAAAGTTAAACATACTACCAATGTGTGATTTCATCATTGGGAAAATGGCTGAATGGTTCAACATACATAGGAAGGAGGCAGCTGAAATACCACCCGCACTAAAGCTTGTTCCTATTGTGGAAGCGGAAATGTCTAAAAGATGTGTTGATGCAGGGTTTCTTTCCGTTGTCGAGTTAAACAGCTTCCATCTTGAGTACAGTGTCTCAGGAAGTGACGGGAAGCATTATACCGTTGATATGGCTATGATGACTTGTAGCTGTGAGCAATTTGATAAAGACAAATACCCATGTGTCCATGCAGTAGCTGCTGCCACATTCATGACTGATAAAGCGGGAAAGGAACTTCATCTATCTGAGTATTATTCTAAGTACTATTTAGTGGAGCAATGGGCTTTGGCTTATCACAGGACAATATATCATGTTCCTCATATGTCTGATTGGATTATACCTGAAGAAGTTAAAGCAATGAAAGTGCTTCTtccagattatgaagtcaaaaaaGGAAAACCGCAGCAAACTCGATTTCCATCGGCAGGAGAATCTCGTGGAAGAGGAAAAAGAGGCAAAGGGAGAGCCAGCGGCACAGGTAGAGCCAGCGGCACATGCACCGCTAACGGCACAGGCACCGCTAACGGCACAGGCAGTACCAGTGGCGCTGGCAGTTCCAGCGGCGCTGGCAGTTCCAGCGGCACAGGCAGAGCGAGAAGAGGAGGTATGGGAGCGTATTTTGAATGTGGAATTGGTGCAGGTTCAGGTGTTTGA
- the LOC117126655 gene encoding uncharacterized protein At3g43530-like: MKGRKRKNPSTTCVGVSSRTRARKAVSAGNEPARETTVVSLSVDSESDDMSAVSSKARQPPQPLELCFKSTEFTKTCKIQTKCLVKNTVDVIKKLKEEVKWFTTHPQFRHFFHMPDEQYLKLQGMWMLLLRTISTEEEDVAWFGVNGVPIRYSMREHALISGLDCHEYPRKYLKLGSTKFVDYYFGGLKKITITDVEHKLLSMKTPCNDRLKMAVLFFLGRVIRGQAKDCGPVDPFILRIVEDLDVCRTFPWGRLTFEDAIKNIKHMMELLKGEVHSACGFPGFIIPLEILAFECIPKLGKTFRLSTDTPSEDCPRMCKSRFTKSSMKGYPLEDIYAALGHTKVINSVLVPTVGEEIMLARIIDEEREYHCEGSTSDTWNHWLNVKQKKIFWKELYDLDVAARVFKKKKDKEKVTFLEDSSSKSGLESLKALEEKILGAMSEGFSGLKSVVEAKLGDMDVRMSKFEKNQRQLKRRAKKIEEKLTSIESNKNEERNYGEDMDFGWDDRDYGRAEGKENSEKAKEDKENSESGEEKDVVSGGENSKDGEKDKGNVEEEEEKENEADKTELGTREKDEVSEEDYDTEEEAEKRRVEADALWKSILSEETEYLEKEAEKVAKGTPTPPRGRPKRLAARKIVLTPPEEFLRGPTVTSPSPIETEKEAETVIEEEGEEMAVEAEESDEERLKEKNAEEMVEEEEGVEESPTEKIAEEMVEEEEGVEESPTEKIAEEMVKEEEGVEESPTEKIAEEMVEKEEAVEESPTEKNAEEMVEEEAEDAEEAEEAMEAEEAEEAEEEADKVVEKEAETVVEKEGDKYTDEEK, from the exons ATGAAGGGCCGAAAAAGAAAGAATCCATCTACTACGTGCGTTGGAGTCTCCAGTAGAACTAGAGCTAGAAAGGCGGTCTCAGCTGGGAATGAGCCGGCAAGAGAAACGACTGTAGTTTCTCTCTCTGTTGATTCAGAAAGTGATGACATGTCTGCTGTATCATCTAAG GCAAGGCAACCACCACAGCCCCTTGAATTATGCTTCAAGAGCACAGAGTTCACGAAGACTTGCAAGATTCAAACCAAGTGCCTTGTGAAGAATACAGTGGACGTGATTAAGAAGCTTAAGGAGGAGGTTAAATGGTTCACAACCCATCCTCAATTTCGTCACTTCTTCCACATGCCTGATGAACAATACCTGAAGCTCCAAGGAATGTGGATGTTACTCTTGCGCACCATTTcgactgaagaagaagatgttgcaTGGTTTGGTGTGAATGGTGTTCCCATCCGCTATTCTATGAGGGAGCATGCCCTCATCTCGGGCTTAGACTGCCATGAGTATCCGAGGAAATATTTGAAGCTCGGGAGTACGAAGTTTGTGGATTATTACTTCGGTGGACTAAAGAAGATCACCATAACAGATGTGGAGCACAAGCTGTTGTCTATGAAGACGCCATGCAATGATAGATTGAAGATGGCTGTCTTGTTCTTCCTTGGTCGGGTTATCAGAGGACAGGCAAAGGATTGCGGACCAGTAGACCCGTTCATCTTAAGGATCGTGGAAGATTTGGATGTTTGCAGAACATTTCCATGGGGTCGTTTGACATTTGAAGATGCAATAAAGAACATCAAGCATATGATGGAGCTTCTGAAGGGTGAAGTGCACTCGGCATGCGGCTTTCCTGGATTCATAATTCCATTAGAG ATTTTGGCTTTTGAATGTATTCCTAAGCTGGGGAAAACATTTCGACTATCTACAGACACACCTTCTGAAGATTGTCCTAGGATGTGCAAGAGCCGGTTTACAAAGAGTAGCATGAAGGGCTATCCTTTGGAAGATATATATGCTGCACTTGGACACACAAag GTTATTAACAGTGTGTTGGTGCCAACTGTGGGTGAGGAAATCATGCTGGCTCGTATAATTGATGAGGAGCGAGAGTATCATTGTGAGGGAAGCACAAGTGATACTTGGAACCACTGGCTAAATGTGAAGCAGAAGAAGATATTTTGGAAAGAGCTATACGACTTAGATGTTGCTGCACGAGTgtttaagaagaagaaggacaAAGAAAAGGTGACGTTTTTAGAAGATTCGTCTTCTAAATCTGGGTTGGAGAGCTTGAAAGCTCTGGAAGAAAAGATTTTGGGGGCCATGAGTGAAGGGTTTTCTGGTCTTAAATCAGTGGTGGAGGCAAAGCTGGGTGATATGGATGTGAGGATGAGTAAATTTGAAAAGAACCAGCGACAACTTAAAAGAAGGGctaagaaaatagaagaaaagCTGACTTCTATTGAGAGCAACAAAAATGAGGAGAGGAACTATGGTGAAGATATGGATTTTGGATGGGATGATAGAGATTATGGTAGAGCTGAAGGGAAGGAAAACAGTGAGAAGGCTAAGGAAGACAAGGAAAACAGTGAGTCTGGCGAGGAAAAGGATGTGGTCTCGGGTGGGGAAAACAGtaaggatggtgagaaagacaAGGGAAacgtggaggaagaagaagagaaggagaaCGAGGCTGATAAAACAGAGCTGGGAACTAGAGAAAAAGATGAGGTCTCTGAAGAAGATTACGATACTGAGGAAGAGGCTGAGAAGAGGAGAGTAGAGGCGGATGCGTTATGGAAGAGTATTCTTTCTGAAGAGACTGAGTATCTAGAGAAAGAGGCTGAGAAAGTTGCCAAGGGAACTCCTACACCACCACGTGGTAGACCGAAGAGATTGGCCGCGAGAAAAATAGTACTTACACCACCAGAGGAGTTTTTAAGAGGACCAACGGTAACTTCGCCATCACCTATCGAGACTGAAAAAGAGGCTGAGACAGTTATCGAGGAAGAGGGTGAGGAGATGGCAGTTGAAGCCGAAGAAAGTGACGAGGAGAGACTCAAAGAAAAAAATGCTGAAGAAAtggtggaggaagaagaaggtgtgGAGGAGAGTCCCACCGAGAAAATAGCTGAAGAAAtggtggaggaagaagaaggtgtgGAGGAGAGTCCCACCGAGAAAATAGCTGAAGAAATGgtgaaggaagaagaaggtgtGGAGGAGAGTCCCACCGAAAAAATTGCTGAAGAAATGGTGGAGAAAGAAGAAGCTGTGGAGGAGAGTCCCACCGAAAAAAATGCTGAAGAAATGGTGGAAGAAGAAGCTGAGGATGCAGAGGAAGCAGAGGAAGCTATGGAAGCAGAGGAAGCTGAGGAAGCAGAGGAAGAGGCGGACAAAGTGGTTGAGAAAGAGGCTGAGACAGTTGTCGAGAAAGAGGGTGATAAATACACTGATGAAGAAAAGTAA
- the LOC103829628 gene encoding probable ethanolamine kinase — protein MGAAKNNNNWAILEGEGGGSSGGNDASSSSQIPYSSSVVDTSLPLPLMIPRIIELCKDLFSNWRELDDSLFSVERVSGGITNLLLKVSVKKEDKESSITVRLYGPNTDYVINRQRELQAIKYLSAAGFGAKLLGGFGNGMVQSFINARTLAPSDMRQPKIAAEIAKELGKFHKVNIPGPKEPQLWVDILKFFEKASTLTFEEPDRQKLYETISFEELYKEIIELREFTGLLNAPVVFAHNDLLSGNLMLNEEEERLYLIDFEYGSYNYRGFDIGNHFNEYAGYDCDYTFYPTKEEQYHFIKHYLQPDKPDEVSVGEVESVFIETDAYKLASHLYWAVWAIIQARMSPIDFDYLGYFFLRYNEYKKQKPLTFSLVTSYLSASM, from the exons atgggagCTGCGAAGAACAACAATAACTGGGCGATATTGGAAGGTGAAGGAGGAGGTAGTAGTGGCGGCAACgacgcctcctcctcctcccagaTCCCGTATTCTTCCTCTGTCGTCGACACATCTTTGCCTCTCCCCCTCATGATTCCTCGCATCAT AGAGTTATGTAAAGATCTGTTCAGCAATTGGAGGGAGCTTGACGATTCGCTCTTCTCCGTCGAGAGAGTGTCTGGAGGCATCACGAACCTAT TGCTGAAGGTTTCTGTGAAGAAAGAagacaaagaatcctcaataaCGGTGCGGCTCTATGGGCCTAACACTGACTATGTTATTAACCGTCAGAGAGAGCTACAG GCTATCAAGTATCTCTCTGCTGCCGGATTTGGTGCCAAGTTGCTTGGTGGATTTGGAAATGGGATGGTGCAATCTTTTATCAATGCAAGAACCTTAGCGCCATCAG ACATGAGGCAGCCAAAGATTGCTGCTGAAATTGCCAAGGAGCTTGGGAAGTTTCATAAAGTGAACATACCAGGTCCCAAAGAACCTCAGCTCTGGGTTGATATCTTGAAGTTCTTTGAAAAag CCTCTACTCTTACGTTCGAGGAACCTGATAGGCAGAAGCTCTACGAGACAATTTCGTTTGAAGAACTGTATAAAGAAATTATTGAGCTAAGG GAATTCACTGGTTTACTTAACGCACCGGTGGTGTTTGCTCATAATGATTTGCTCTCTGGAAACCTGATGCTAAATGAGGAAGAAG AGAGACTGTACTTGATTGATTTCGAGTATGGATCGTACAACTACAGAGGCTTCGACATTGGAAATCACTTCAATGAATATGCAGGATACGACTGTGATTACACCTT CTACCCAACTAAAGAAGAACAATATCATTTCATCAAGCATTACTTACAGCCAGATAAACCAGACGAG GTCAGCGTTGGTGAAGTGGAGTCGGTCTTCATAGAGACAGATGCGTATAAATTAGCGTCTCATTTGTACTGGGCGGTATGGGCAATCATACAG GCAAGGATGTCTCcaattgattttgattatttGGGTTACTTCTTTTTGCGGTACAATGAATACAAGAAGCAGAAGCCTCTTACCTTTTCGCTTGTTACATCTTACCTGTCTGCGTCTATGTAG